The DNA window TTTAATTTTCTGACATTGGCATGATTGTGTTAATCAAGCTTATCCACGGACGTATAGTGTAACGTCCCTGGCATTTCATGCTTTTATGTTAGATATCGTTCaacttcctttttttaaaagctcacctgagccgaaGACGGAAGTAAACTTGTCTGATTAAATTTTGTCCATTGGCTTTTGTAGACTTATTCTCGTTGTCTTCATTCTAAGCTTTTAACATTagatcttcttctctaaaacagTTGGACTAATTTCAACAGttcaactaaacttggcacaaagtatTACTGACGGGGTGATGGggattcaagtttcttcaaataaaGTTCCACAGCCTCTTAAGAGgagataattttttattattgaaaagttggtatatttaaaaaaaatcttcttctcaaaaaccatatggccagaaaagctgtctTTTGTGTAGATAGAAGCATCCTTGGGTATTGTGTAAGTTTGTGTTTgctcaaatcatgatccctagggctacaaatttttttatgtaggaatatatagaaaacatcTTCAAAAGTCTTAATTCACTAAAATCATATGGCCAGAAAAAGAATAAGAAATGCTTTATGACTTATTCCCAAGAACTGAAAGAAGTAATGGAGCTCATATGAGCTCAAAACATTGCGTGCAATGTTTAACTTAAGAATAATTTggagaaatatttgaaaatctttgaaaatcaaattatgCTCTACCAAACTGtcgaaatattttgtattttaaactcTAAATTAGATAGTCTAAAGctattgctcaggtgagcaatgtggccccagGGCCTTTTGTTAAGTTATGCATCACACAACCATTTTGGATGACAGTTATCTGATCAGTACGATTGCTTGTAAAATATTCCTACGTTAGATTGCctttccaaatttattttaatgctCAACAACAATTGTCCAAGGCGTATTGCACTAAAAAAACACTTATGGTTCAAAATCATTTTCGCTAGGTAAGCAGCTGCATGTATCAGTAATTAAACCTGGAAAATCTCTCTTCAGATGATTCAACCTTCATCttcttctatttttttaaatagatatgtTGACTTTTTCAGATCAGATGATATGTTGATACAGTACTAaccagacccaacctaacaccagagtagaCCCCGAGTAAACCCCAGGTTTACTTTCAGGGCTTACTTGGTGGGGTCtgccttttaaaaatttgtattcactcggggtttactttaggtccatttggggtttactttggtttttactcggggtttacttttgggTCCACTTAaagcactgaagtgtgaagcagaccagTTTTTTTATCTTACTATGTTACCGCCTGTAAGCCCCACCTCTTGTATATTCcaattaaatacacatgtagGGTTTGCTTTCAAGGGTCTACTTCTAATcagggtttactctctgtgtccactctggatCTACTCTTTGTTTagttgggtttactctgggttaaCCCTGGGTCTGCTCTAGCAACCCGAATAATCCCTGAGCAGACCCAAAAGTAAAGCCAAGGTTTAGTAGGGGtctactttctgttaggttgggtctgttAGTTGTGTACAGGACATATTCTGGACACATACACATGATTCctttatattaaacaaatgagCAATTTCTTTTTCAGGTTCACTCTATTCCCTTAAGGAACTTCAACCCggacaattttcttaaaaattacagAGAGGAAAGAAACAAGGACTATGGCTATAATGTCAACAAGAGTTTTAACATACCTTGGAACAGAACAGTCGCCGATCAAAGACCACAAAGGTCTAGTTTATAGAGAAATCTCAGttcataattaatttataattaatgtAGGATCTACCATAATTTGTGAGGGTATTTGATTTTATCCAATGTTGGTAGTAgtaccttcttttttttttttaaacattaacaccaaaatgaaaaattgtgaaataGATCTGCAAAATTTATGGTGTAATCAGACTGAAAACTAAAATTTCTGGAGTCAGGTACTTTTTTTTGAGTTGGTTTGTACAGgacaaacatataaaatattagttgtttgatttttttaaagttccaCAGATGATATTCATGCATTGCTGCCTTTTTCAGTTGCAAATACGCACTAAGACCTACTAAGGCTCTGCCCACTGCCTCCATTATCATTGTTCTCCAGAATGAGGCTCCGTCTGTTGTACTCAGGATGGTGATGAGGTGTGTGCTGGGTATCTTCAGGGTACAGCGTTTataactaaaattgatattctcTTTGCAGAGTTACATAACTTGTATATAACTGTGGTCCATGTGACTTATGGAAATAAAAAGcaatcaaaaattgaaaattggaaataagcataacaaaaattttttttgtcatgtgTTGGTTATAATGTGTGTGTGTTGTGATAAAAATCATCTAGCTATGTGTACAGTTTAGCTTATTGCTGAATGTATTGAGGCAGCTTCTTTCAATCCTTTTGTAGCATCCTGAGGCAATCGTCACCAAATCTTGTGAAGGAAATTCTTATCATTGATGATGGTGGAAGAGAAACTGGTATGTTTACAGAACCTTAAAAGACCTTCAAGcctaattttcatttgaaatgtaaactGTGTTAGAGtgtaaccatggtaacaatGATCTTGCTTGATTTCTTACAGATTTTTATCACAGATCTCTCTCCACAATTCCTAAAGTGTCTGTTTATGCAGACCATAAGACCATTCCTGAAGGAAATGGTAAAtctttgttttatgaaatttctgTTTCTTTTCTACAATACATGCAGATGTATACCAGTACATTTCTATATCTTTTCTGCAAAattgtaaattcttttttatgcgAATACTTATGTCTGCTATTCTGcagttttgtatcaaatcgatAGAACATAAGATTCGAAGCTATGaatttttgttataatattacttagtttttaaaaaagataaaagcgTGATTTTTATATCCAGGATGGATTCAAGCAATTTCACGCAGAACCCTCTATTCCTCACAATAATTTTATAGGAATCTACGGTACATgcagatgtatacatgtattttgctgAACCATGGTGTAGGTCATCATATTAGAATATGATTTGATCAAGTCTTGATTAGGAGAGTAATTGTGGTTCATCaacttaaaaatttgttttctctTATTAAAATATTGCACTAGACCaatgatgcaaaaaaaaaaacccaagaagATCAAGAATCTGGTTGCTTTATGGACTTTGTTTTGGTTATAGGTCCAGTTGCCTCCCTTTTAATCGGAGCAGAAAAAGCTACAGGGGAGGTGTTAGTTCTCATGAATGGAGCAGGGGAGGTAAACAATGGTTGGCTGGAGCCTTTACTGGAGAGAATCCAAGTGGTGAACTATTTGTCATGTTCTCTAATCAATCATTCAATTAATTACACATGTAATTGAGTTATTAATCTGATTActgtaaaataaatgatttcctTGAGAGATTAATTTTCTGATTTTAGCAAAATACTGAATACATGgtcaatttcaaataatatcatttttatcttaTCACAAATCCCTTCATTTTAAGTACATTTGCTGGAATAGTTGTAGTATCTTTAATTGATACACTATATGATGAGCTTTTCatagtttatatgatatataaaaccCAAAAGCGAACTTTTTAGAAAATGGAAATGAATTCCCCTGGaatatttatgctttaaaaataACTGAAGAGTTGAGAATTTAATGCAGTTTCTAATTTTGTCATGATTTGAAATTCTGCATCTTCActagtcaagggtttctgatccgtgCCACTCCTCACTAACCCGTGGCTAGTGAGAATGGAATTTCTGAGGCTTTAGTTTACAGCTTGTATTGATTAAAACTTTTCCTTCAGAGGAAAAACGTTGTTGTGGGACCTGTCATAGATTACATCAACTCAGAGACATTTAAGTATGAGTTCACCAGCACCAACCAAAGGGCAGGTAAGTCAGTCAGAGCATTAGTTTACATCATTTATTCAGCataacttctcgggccttttcTACATGCAAAGAACAACCTTAAATGTTTTACATAGACAGCCATGACAACCTcctttttgtttaaagtttgatataaatacaGATCAGTGTATACTCTCTCTCcctccccccctctctctcgCTCGCTCGCTCGCtcgctcgctctctctctctcttattgtCACATTACTCATTTGGTAAAAATATAGTTGGAATGTCAACAAGTACATGACTGTATTGCTTGTCTAATATTTTCTTAGTTGATCATTACTCGTTATAAGGtaaagagagagggagaggaGGAAGATAGAGAGGAGAGTATACACAATAAACAGTACTTGTAAAATGATTTAGATCCCAGtccttttgaaaatatatcttcATCAGAAGCCATTGAATATTCCAGGTATTGAAATTGATAAAgtcttcaaatttattttttattcttctaTTATCAGTTTTTGACTGGGGTTTATCTGTAAAATGGCAACAGCTGACAACTGAAACAGATATGATCTTCAAGAAAACTGAACCTATTGTGTGAGTTGagtcatataccggtataatttatatttttgcatttattACAGATTCAAAAATGAAAGCTTTTCAGCACCAAAATTTATTTATGCCTCAGAATCCATCTTTAACATTATATGtactagttttaaaaaaataaaggattgatgaaaaaattgaatttaaaagaaGCCAAGTGCTATGAAttagaaagaattttttttttcaaaattaataaaggtataatcaaagtactgaaagtactgttaaaggtaaaaaaaaaaacattcacatTTCAGTCGCAAATCAGAAACCTaagaaaagaaatttgaatagGACAGGAATAATAATATATCCAGTATTaactaattttaatttaaagatgGAAAAAGTTTTGActcttttcttaaaaattgattGAATGAAGAGTTTTGactattttcttaaaaaaaaaaaaaattctgaaaaattgGTTGAATGAAGAGTTTTGACtcttttcttcaaaaaaattctgaaaaattgaTTGAATGAGGATAcatgttgatttattttttaagaacaccAGTCTTCGAAGGAAATGTCATGGCTGTTGATAGAAAGCACTTTGAGAGGCTTGGCAAGTTTGATCCTGGTCTGGAAAACTGGGGTGCAGCAAGTCTAGGTAATCAGGTGCTGTGTTTGTAAAACTCTTGCTGAATGTACGCTACAGAGAAACTGGTGACTTGTAAtccttcaaattttatttcaaacaccACAAGTTTTAATCACTTTGATAAACATTCCAGAGCTGTCTTTGAAATCCTGGATGTGTGGAGGTACGGTTGAAATCCTTTCATGCAGTCATGTGGGCTTCATAAAGAAACACAAGAGATCTGCAACAAAGAAGAGCAACTCTGTCTCTGTTATAAGGTAGAATATATCAATGTAACAGAAAAACGTTCAACaccaattaaaataatttcaaatttatatagAGGGAACAAGATGAGAGAAAAAGTTGAGCTGTATAAAAGGTGTCCCCATATATGTACCTGTAAGGTTGTCCCTACAATCATGTTTAGCAATGTTAGATTTACAGAACTTTTTTGCAGTGCTTTTGAAGTATTATAGACAAATAATGTATGAAGTATAACctctttttcatttaaatgattAGAAGTCATGGAtgtttttttactatttgttgTTGGATCTTAAGTTTAAAGTAATAGAGCGaggattcttttttttatttttcagggaTTTACGAAGAGTAGCGGAGGTATGGCTGGATggatataaaagatttttttatgccAACCGTCCTGCAGCGCGGATGACTTCCCATGGCAGGTATATGGCGGTATTTGTGTCAGACACACATGCTCCCAATTGCTTAACTATCTATTAAAAAAGGACAGttctaaaattttgaaaataatactttttcaGTCAATACAGCAACTATTTTCCATGTCTCTTGCAACAATGTTTTTTCTTCCTCTGAAATTATGAATAGATGTAGCCTTGTCATGGAACATTTCATATTAGAGGGTGAAATTGGCCAATGATTTTTGTTGAAACTGAAAAAAAGTTTGGTGTTGATCTGTAGTATGGCTGAGAGGAGGAAGATGCGGGGTCAGATGAAATGCCACTCGTTTAAATGGTACCTTGATAACGTCCTCCCGCAGTTAAAGCCCCTGTCTGACGATGACTTTGTTTATGGGCGGATTAGACAAGGGACAGACATGTGTATGGACATTGCTCTTGGACATGTTCCTGTGCTGGCCAGTCTAAGCCAATGTTCCGAGGAGAAAAACTCTCAGGTAAAAAGTGGCcactgtctgtttgtctgttgAGTGTTGTTGACAGTGATAGAAACTTTTTCTAAAACCATTACATTGCTGACTTTTATTATAGGGAAAGACAACATGCCATAGCATAGCATATATTTACCTTTTCTAAGGCCATAACACAGGATAAAGCTTCACCATTTTGTCACCTTTGAGTtaccattcagtcacatttcagttgacTAAATGGCAGAGCTTTTTCCTGTGTACAAAATTAATTGCTTGGTTGTCAggctaatatttttaaaaaatagagatgGCATGGTGgtgttttattttcttgttatttcattaaaaaaaatagatgcaggatttattcctttatttttacaagttGGAATTCTTATCATAATACAGAAAAAGCGATGTTTTAATGCACATAGATAGTTACCTTACATTGAATGTGACGGTCTTAGATTTATGAGCTAGCTCAAACTAAATGAAGTAAACGAATCATCTTCAGGAAACATCAAAGCTACAAGTTTTGACAGAGCCCTGTGTTAAAGCACAATAAAACACTAAGTATAGTACATTAAGCTGCACAAACTCCCCTTCTATATGCAATTGAAATTGAGCAATGTTCCTGTTCGTATCTAAACTGAAATCATTGCTGTCACAATCGTAACTTGAACACAGCATGTTGTAACTAGATTCAGAGGCCATTGCAATGTTTGCAATTATGTTCTTTATTACATCAAGCATTTTACAGACTTGAGTAAAAGTGCAGTCCTGATTCTGGATATCTTTCCTGGAAATCACAAGCACACTTGAGAAATTTCaattacagataaaaatatgCAATGCGCAATGTTAAATCAGATGGGGGCGGCCTGAGATCTAGggaattaaattttattgctttacTGGTGTACTTATTATGACACAATACAagtatttttaagattttactCTTCTGCAagtgattgaaaattaaaagcgaaCAAGACTTGATTTACATGTTCATGAAGATCTTCATGTTAAAGATGAACTTTTGTTGGCaatgtgaataaaaatgtacatgtataatgctttttatgaaaatatatttatcaggtatttcaacaaaatacttgtattactatatatatatatgtgcaaGTGAAATGTTTTCTGatgggagataactcttgaatgtCTAACAACATAGGAATTTATCACGATTACTAAGGTTCTACTCTTTTGCAGTATATAATACTAatcatattgtaaaataaactgGGAAAATATTACATATCAGCAATTGTTTCATATACAtatgtcatttaattatctatcATCTAAAACCTTGGCTAACTGtatgccctgcaaaagagcagctAGTTCCTAGGTAGTACGTGATTGTAATGGTGAAAGGTTTATAATATCTGATTTGTAGGAGTGGACTTGGAAGAAGAAGGGGATGATCAAGAACCATGGAATGTGTCTGACAGCTGACCTAAAGGAGACCCATGGTTATGTCCTAATGCAGTATTGTAACGGGGCTACTTCACAGGTAAAATCTAACATTATACCTTACCTTAACTTAATAACTTATAGAACTGGatagtacatgtgtataaaaaatgaatagtaAAAAAGATGCAAGATCAAGCATAAGTACATTTTCcttcttgaaaatattttaaggcTGTCTTATTATTTTGTGGAGCTAGCATAACTAACTACATGTAGCATTTTTTTATGGCAGAAAAAAACCACATTTCAACTGTtagaaattaaatgttaatgaaaaaattgtaaaattctaaTGAGGCTTTATACAATCACAAGAATCATTTGTATCCATTTCcatctttctttaatttttcatttcccCATGTTTTAGCTGTGGTTCAGACAGAATGATTTGATTGTTCATGAGGTGACCAAGCAGTGTATTGACAGTCACAAGGCAGAGATGGGTCTGGTGTTGTCGGAGTGTGAGGATTTCATCCAGTCTCAGAGGTGGACCTTGCCAAAGGCGGACGACGTGACCAGTCAGTAGTGGAAGGAGAGGAGGGGGGCTGATAATGTGTTAAAAATATGATCagtcaatacatgtatagtggGTTGGGGGGAGGTTACAAAGTGTAAAAGATGTGACCAgcatatactgtagattccttattttacgcgagtacctATTGCCGTGACTCGattgttttgcatcaaatcgtgagaatataaaattgcgaacgctaattttttatcatagttcCTTATAGTTTACGTCTGTCCAAAAAATGAAAGGGAGACTCTCACGATTTTacgtggatattaattccttgtgtttaattaggaatgtACAGTAGCGGAAGGGGATGGGGTGACAATGTGTAAAAATATGATTAGTCAATAtatggggaagggggggggtttACAAGGTGTAAAAGATGTGACCAGTCAAAAAGTGGAGGTTGGAGGGGGGGTTTCATTTGATGCAGAgcattttttttactacaaatTGTGATACTGGGATGTGTGTGTGCATGCATGGGTTCAGGAGGATGGGGGAGGGGGTTggtagaggggggggggtggttctGTATGTATAAGAGAATTTGTGTATGGATGTAGTGTGacttatttatataaaaaagaatattttttttcttcaaattaatcaTGCCTCTTTAGTTTTGTAAAAGATACTCCTCTGCCTGTGCAATAATTTTTAAGAGATCAGGAATTTTTTTAACACTTTCCACCTCACCATTCATTAAAATAGTTTTCAAGATTtcaaatcaaatgtttaaaaaaatcaaatatgttgagaaataatattttagCATATAACCTGCTTTGTCTGTTTTGCTAAAGATATAATCTGATATTTCATTTACAATGAAATATACAATAATcttcaataaaattttaactttaaaaagagaaaattattatatttaatatttgttttgttatttttccttatctttaaaggtttttttctttaacaaattttaattactgtacatacaatacaatatgtaGAATTGAAAGGGGTTCCtttttaatgtatgttttaattaattacgGAGAAATCCAGATAATAAAGACATGAACAACAGTATTTATGTttttagagttatctttctttgatcTACAGTCTTAAAAAAAGCTGACGAGGGGATCAGTATCATGTAAATCTACACAGAAAcacaataaaaatcaattccaacatgttatttataaattaatatatttataaagtgaTGTGCATGTTTAATGTGACACtgtgttataatttcttattgGGATGAGTTCTCTTTACGGGTCGGCCGTGACAAATGAAACTTTAGGCGGGAATGTTGCCATGGTAACATGTGGGAGAAAGAAGAAGCTGTCTTTGAAACAAGTACATTTTTCCGAAagttaatttatacatgtatatttttttaatatcaacaaaTCCATCTTCATAATGCGTGATTCCTTATTAAAAATGGGAGGAAATTCCTTAATTAGAATGGGAGGAAATACCTACAAGGTAGAATTTTCTGTACgtgtaaatttgaaaattcctgATGTAAAGGTATGCTGAGTTGCATGACTTCGATCAATATATTGCATAATGTAAATAGACTGAGATGGATATTgcgttaaaaaataaagaatttggtTTGACTATTACTACatgaataattttatgaaataatgttgataTTGTTTCTTAACGGATTTGTTGCGGTACATACCAGAAATGGGTCTCTGAAAAGAAGAAAATCTATAAACTGATACccagaaataaattaattaatttttttataattaaaaatcgtCTGTTATTTGCATTGTTCGAtgatttggttttttgttttttggtttttttttttagattttttaagcATATACACTGGTTAGTTTTATTGTGCTGAGAGTGTAAATAGTCCGTtggttaaaatataaataattgtataatgcaattttattgaatgaataaggtttttaggtcacctgagtcactcgggtgacctattgcaattggtcttcgtccgtcgtcgtgcgtcatgcattaacaattttaattcttcttgaaaactacaaagCCTATTGTTACCATATTTGGTGTGAatcatctctatggtaagaggaatctaaattttGCAATCATGGCTCTACCATCcttaatatgcaaaaaaaatcaaagtactgaaagtactaaAAAGCGCTAAGCGgggaagaaagttttaaaaatatatcgattgatatgaaaatacatgtaaagaatcaTATAGTTCGTTATTGAGAAAAATGCACttaatatgtaaaattgaaatataacaaTCTGCCTTAAAGCATGTTTAAAAAGAGAATGCTTGATTGAGATCATTTGTAGTAATTTCATAGCTTTGCTAGTTAGTTTTAAACAGATTTCGCTACTGTTTAGCAGAGCTACAGAGTGCATGCTTCttgtaaagtgtttttttaCTGCGTAATTTGTCCATACTGCACATAAATtag is part of the Crassostrea angulata isolate pt1a10 chromosome 3, ASM2561291v2, whole genome shotgun sequence genome and encodes:
- the LOC128178653 gene encoding inactive polypeptide N-acetylgalactosaminyltransferase-like protein 5, giving the protein MRKVRRLLFFVCIAFLIISGFYIFNGVLQSIFDARNGVHIITEIDRFGEVHSIPLRNFNPDNFLKNYREERNKDYGYNVNKSFNIPWNRTVADQRPQSCKYALRPTKALPTASIIIVLQNEAPSVVLRMVMSILRQSSPNLVKEILIIDDGGRETDFYHRSLSTIPKVSVYADHKTIPEGNGPVASLLIGAEKATGEVLVLMNGAGEVNNGWLEPLLERIQVRKNVVVGPVIDYINSETFKYEFTSTNQRAVFDWGLSVKWQQLTTETDMIFKKTEPIVTPVFEGNVMAVDRKHFERLGKFDPGLENWGAASLELSLKSWMCGGTVEILSCSHVGFIKKHKRSATKKSNSVSVIRDLRRVAEVWLDGYKRFFYANRPAARMTSHGSMAERRKMRGQMKCHSFKWYLDNVLPQLKPLSDDDFVYGRIRQGTDMCMDIALGHVPVLASLSQCSEEKNSQEWTWKKKGMIKNHGMCLTADLKETHGYVLMQYCNGATSQLWFRQNDLIVHEVTKQCIDSHKAEMGLVLSECEDFIQSQRWTLPKADDVTSQ